Proteins from a genomic interval of Aquabacterium sp. J223:
- a CDS encoding PEP-CTERM sorting domain-containing protein, with translation MRLHVLACAARSAAFGLLAALSVASPSQAAGVLVAPCGTSVFDGTFATVVHCSVGSTADNAIGGGSAVAGLDHFENHLSPIHFYGDTDAFDQTQTWTMTSSPTWSPGVTEVMTHLGLDGSVKLQGPGSSLTITLTGLLGGPALAIGPLTFAWTGVPTEHLLGLDVFGEQAVAASAVETLSIHIVGRARYDVDGSPVFIGAAIPEPQTWALLAAGLLVTGGLARRRRG, from the coding sequence ATGCGCCTTCACGTCCTCGCCTGCGCCGCCCGCAGCGCCGCCTTCGGCCTGCTGGCCGCCCTGTCCGTCGCCTCGCCGTCGCAGGCCGCCGGCGTGCTGGTGGCGCCGTGCGGCACATCGGTGTTCGACGGCACCTTCGCCACCGTCGTCCACTGCTCGGTGGGCAGCACCGCCGACAACGCCATCGGCGGCGGCTCCGCGGTGGCCGGGCTCGACCATTTCGAGAACCACCTGTCGCCGATCCACTTCTACGGCGACACCGACGCCTTCGACCAGACGCAGACCTGGACGATGACCTCCAGCCCCACCTGGAGCCCCGGCGTCACCGAGGTGATGACCCACCTCGGCCTCGACGGGTCGGTCAAGCTGCAGGGGCCGGGCTCGTCGCTGACGATCACCCTGACCGGCCTGCTCGGCGGCCCTGCGCTGGCCATCGGCCCGCTGACCTTCGCCTGGACCGGCGTGCCCACCGAGCACCTGCTCGGCCTCGACGTGTTCGGCGAGCAGGCCGTGGCGGCGTCGGCCGTCGAGACGCTGTCCATCCACATCGTCGGCCGCGCCCGCTACGACGTCGACGGCAGCCCGGTGTTCATCGGCGCGGCGATTCCCGAGCCGCAGACCTGGGCGCTGCTGGCGGCCGGCCTGCTCGTCACCGGCGGCCTGGCCCGTCGCCGGCGCGGCTGA
- a CDS encoding glycoside hydrolase family 43 protein: MLVACGGGGGAGEAGPAPLAATSVALGASQFTNPIVPALAPSGSADPSVVWHDGHYHYCRVLPDGRIVIARATRLQDIGLAPATTVWTPPAGTDHSQEVWAPELQFVQGRWVIYFAASDGQNAHHRMHVLAADGTDPLGAWSYRGRLAPPDAADDQWAIDGLALEHDGRLYFVWSGWRGAGDGFPQVLYIAPMSDPWTISGPRREIAAPDRPWEQRGAPLLEGPALVRRDGRLHLVYSASGSWTDDYTLGLLTFSGGDILDAANWRKHGEPVFTQRSGAWGPGHPAIVPSPDGREDWLVYHAIDRSAGGWAQRSVRAQPFGWTADGRPDFGQPVLPGLALAQPSGTAALP, from the coding sequence GTGCTGGTCGCCTGTGGCGGCGGCGGTGGCGCCGGCGAGGCCGGCCCGGCGCCGCTGGCCGCCACCAGCGTCGCGCTCGGCGCGTCGCAGTTCACCAACCCCATCGTGCCCGCGCTGGCGCCCAGCGGCTCGGCCGACCCGTCGGTGGTCTGGCACGACGGGCACTACCACTACTGCCGGGTGCTGCCCGACGGCCGCATCGTCATCGCCCGCGCGACGCGGCTGCAGGACATCGGCCTTGCGCCGGCGACCACCGTGTGGACGCCGCCGGCGGGCACCGACCACAGCCAGGAGGTGTGGGCGCCGGAGCTGCAGTTCGTGCAGGGCCGCTGGGTCATCTACTTCGCCGCCAGCGACGGCCAGAACGCCCACCACCGCATGCACGTGCTGGCGGCCGACGGCACCGACCCGCTGGGCGCCTGGTCGTACCGCGGCCGGCTCGCCCCGCCGGACGCCGCGGACGACCAGTGGGCCATCGACGGCCTGGCGCTGGAACACGACGGCCGGCTGTACTTCGTCTGGTCGGGCTGGCGCGGCGCCGGCGACGGCTTCCCGCAGGTGCTCTACATCGCGCCGATGAGCGACCCGTGGACGATCAGCGGCCCGCGGCGCGAGATCGCCGCGCCCGACCGGCCGTGGGAGCAGCGCGGCGCGCCGTTGCTGGAGGGGCCGGCGCTGGTGCGGCGCGACGGCCGCCTGCACCTCGTCTACTCGGCCAGCGGCAGCTGGACCGACGACTACACGCTGGGGCTGCTGACCTTCTCCGGCGGCGACATCCTCGACGCCGCGAACTGGCGCAAGCACGGCGAGCCGGTGTTCACCCAGCGCAGCGGCGCCTGGGGGCCGGGGCACCCGGCCATCGTGCCGTCGCCCGACGGCCGCGAGGACTGGCTGGTCTACCACGCCATCGACCGCAGCGCCGGCGGCTGGGCCCAGCGCAGCGTGCGCGCGCAGCCCTTCGGTTGGACCGCCGACGGCCGGCCCGACTTCGGCCAGCCGGTGCTGCCCGGGCTGGCGCTGGCACAGCCGTCGGGGACGGCCGCCCTGCCCTGA
- a CDS encoding S1C family serine protease: protein MARRHAAWVAGMLWSVGVGTASTQPLSPTELYAKAAPSVWRVQTYDADNLPLGLGSGVVVETEALVTNCHVLAKARRVTVRREGGRPLPARLVQWDPPRDVCRLQVPGLAAPAVELVDSAQLQVGQPVYAIGNPKGLDLTMSAGLLSSIRRNDRQQTVLLQTSAAISGGSSGGGLFDDQGRLIGLTTIGSVVGDAQNLNFAIPAEWVRDLPRRHALGQAPRGAASGPATP from the coding sequence ATGGCGCGCCGCCATGCCGCCTGGGTGGCCGGGATGCTGTGGTCAGTGGGGGTGGGCACCGCCTCGACGCAGCCGCTGTCGCCCACCGAGCTCTACGCCAAGGCGGCGCCCAGCGTGTGGCGGGTGCAGACCTACGACGCCGACAACCTGCCGCTGGGCCTGGGCAGCGGCGTGGTGGTCGAGACCGAGGCGCTGGTCACCAACTGCCATGTGCTGGCCAAGGCGCGCCGGGTGACGGTGCGGCGCGAGGGCGGCCGGCCGCTGCCGGCGCGGCTGGTGCAGTGGGACCCGCCGCGCGACGTGTGCCGGCTGCAGGTGCCCGGCCTCGCGGCGCCGGCGGTCGAACTGGTCGACAGCGCTCAGCTGCAGGTCGGCCAGCCGGTCTATGCCATCGGCAACCCGAAGGGCCTGGACCTGACGATGAGCGCCGGCCTGCTGTCCTCCATCCGCCGCAACGACCGCCAGCAGACCGTGCTGCTGCAGACCTCCGCGGCCATCAGCGGCGGCTCCAGCGGCGGTGGTCTCTTCGACGACCAGGGCCGGCTGATCGGCCTGACCACCATCGGCTCGGTGGTGGGCGATGCGCAGAACCTCAACTTCGCCATCCCGGCCGAGTGGGTGCGCGACCTGCCGCGGCGCCACGCGCTGGGGCAGGCGCCGCGCGGCGCGGCCAGCGGCCCGGCGACCCCCTGA
- a CDS encoding cytochrome d ubiquinol oxidase subunit II — translation MTWSYALPVVFMALMGLSMLVYVVLDGFDLGVGLLLPRADDADKDVMVASIGPFWDANETWLVLGVGILLVAFPKAHGVVLQALYLPVALMLLGLVLRGVAFDFRVKARDRHKPLWNRAFAAGSALAALAQGWMLGRYITGFESGWGFTCFAAAIALCLPAAYVLLGACWLILKTEGDLQRRAVDWAKLAWWPLVLGMGLISLATPLVSETVRERWFAMPALIALLPIPLATVGALLAVRWVLGRPQVLGRWCALPFAGVVAVFLLGAIGLAYSLYPFVVMDRLTLWQAASATESLAVIAVGTAITVPAIAAYTVFSYRVFWGKAGALTYG, via the coding sequence ATGACCTGGTCCTATGCGCTTCCCGTGGTCTTCATGGCCCTGATGGGCCTGTCCATGCTGGTCTACGTGGTGCTCGACGGCTTCGACCTCGGCGTCGGCCTGCTGCTGCCGCGCGCCGACGACGCCGACAAGGACGTGATGGTGGCCTCCATCGGCCCCTTCTGGGACGCCAACGAGACCTGGCTGGTGCTGGGCGTGGGCATCCTGCTGGTGGCCTTTCCTAAGGCGCACGGCGTCGTGCTGCAGGCGCTGTACCTGCCGGTGGCGCTGATGCTGCTCGGGCTGGTGCTGCGCGGCGTCGCCTTCGACTTCCGCGTCAAGGCGCGCGACCGCCACAAGCCGCTGTGGAACCGTGCCTTCGCCGCCGGTTCGGCGCTGGCCGCGCTGGCCCAGGGCTGGATGCTCGGCCGCTACATCACCGGCTTCGAGAGCGGCTGGGGCTTCACCTGCTTCGCCGCCGCCATCGCGCTGTGCCTGCCGGCGGCGTACGTGCTGCTCGGCGCCTGCTGGCTGATCCTCAAGACCGAGGGCGACCTGCAGCGCCGCGCGGTGGACTGGGCCAAGCTGGCCTGGTGGCCGCTGGTGCTCGGCATGGGCCTGATCTCGCTGGCGACGCCGCTGGTCAGCGAGACGGTGCGCGAGCGCTGGTTCGCCATGCCGGCGCTGATCGCGCTGCTGCCCATCCCGCTGGCCACCGTCGGCGCGCTGCTGGCGGTGCGCTGGGTGCTCGGCCGCCCGCAGGTGCTGGGCCGCTGGTGCGCGCTGCCCTTCGCCGGCGTGGTGGCGGTGTTCCTGCTCGGCGCCATCGGCCTGGCCTACAGCCTCTACCCCTTCGTGGTGATGGACCGGCTGACGCTGTGGCAGGCCGCCAGCGCGACCGAGTCGCTGGCCGTCATCGCGGTGGGCACCGCCATCACCGTGCCGGCGATCGCCGCCTACACCGTGTTTTCCTACCGGGTGTTCTGGGGCAAGGCCGGGGCGCTCACCTACGGCTGA
- a CDS encoding cytochrome ubiquinol oxidase subunit I, whose product MDPLILSRLQFAANISFHILFPTITIALGWLLLFFRWRWLRTRDEAWLAAWRFWTKVFALSFALGVVSGITMSFQFGTNWPGFMEKVGNVAGPLLGYEVLTAFFLEATFLGVMLFGSGRVSERVHFLATFLVAFGTTMSAFWILALNSWMQTPAGHEVLNGEFFVRSWWAVIFNPSFPYRFTHMLLASFLTASFLLCGLCAWQLLKGTADAATGRVLRTGLTVAALVIPVQIFVGDLHGLNTLEHQPQKIAAMEGIWKTERGAPLLLFGWPDEAARENRFALGIPKAASLILGHSLDAEIRGLDEFEGVHPPVAPLFWGFRVMVGTGLLMLAVSWGGWWLYRRAQWRPDRLPRPLLWGLAGMTFSGWVATLAGWYVTEIGRQPFIVHGLLRTADVVTTTPAPHIALTLAGYVTLYLALIVAYVTVLKYLAEHTAEAKSQPVHSAEAVAAVAEDGADAKRPLKPAPEGR is encoded by the coding sequence ATGGACCCGCTCATCCTGTCGCGCCTGCAGTTCGCGGCCAACATCAGCTTCCACATCCTGTTCCCGACCATCACCATCGCGCTGGGCTGGCTGCTGCTCTTCTTCCGCTGGCGCTGGCTGCGCACCCGCGACGAGGCCTGGCTGGCGGCGTGGCGCTTCTGGACCAAGGTGTTCGCGCTCAGCTTCGCGCTCGGCGTGGTCAGCGGCATCACCATGAGCTTCCAGTTCGGCACCAACTGGCCCGGCTTCATGGAGAAGGTGGGCAACGTGGCCGGGCCGCTGCTGGGCTACGAGGTGCTGACCGCCTTCTTCCTCGAGGCCACCTTCCTCGGCGTGATGCTGTTCGGCAGCGGCCGGGTGTCGGAGCGGGTGCACTTCCTGGCCACCTTCCTGGTCGCCTTCGGCACCACGATGAGCGCCTTCTGGATCCTCGCGCTCAACTCCTGGATGCAGACCCCGGCCGGGCACGAGGTCCTCAATGGCGAGTTCTTCGTGCGGTCGTGGTGGGCGGTGATCTTCAACCCGTCCTTCCCCTACCGCTTCACGCACATGCTGCTGGCGTCGTTCCTCACGGCGTCCTTCCTGCTGTGCGGGCTGTGCGCCTGGCAGCTGCTCAAAGGCACCGCCGACGCCGCCACCGGCCGGGTGCTGCGCACCGGCCTCACCGTGGCCGCGCTGGTCATCCCGGTGCAGATCTTCGTCGGCGACTTGCACGGGCTCAACACGCTGGAGCACCAGCCGCAGAAGATCGCCGCGATGGAGGGCATCTGGAAGACCGAACGCGGCGCGCCGCTGCTGCTCTTCGGCTGGCCGGACGAGGCGGCACGCGAGAACCGCTTCGCCCTCGGCATCCCCAAGGCGGCCAGCCTCATCCTCGGCCATTCGCTGGACGCCGAGATCCGCGGCCTCGACGAGTTCGAGGGCGTGCACCCGCCGGTGGCGCCGCTGTTCTGGGGCTTCCGCGTGATGGTGGGCACCGGCCTGCTGATGCTGGCCGTCAGCTGGGGCGGCTGGTGGCTGTACCGCCGCGCGCAATGGCGGCCCGACCGCCTGCCGCGGCCGCTGCTGTGGGGCCTGGCCGGCATGACCTTCTCCGGCTGGGTGGCCACGCTGGCCGGCTGGTACGTCACCGAGATCGGCCGCCAGCCCTTCATCGTCCACGGCCTGCTGCGCACCGCCGACGTCGTCACCACCACACCGGCGCCGCACATCGCGCTCACGCTGGCCGGCTACGTCACGCTGTACCTGGCGCTCATCGTGGCCTACGTCACCGTGCTCAAGTACCTGGCCGAACACACCGCCGAGGCGAAGTCGCAGCCGGTCCACTCCGCCGAGGCGGTGGCCGCGGTCGCCGAGGACGGCGCCGACGCCAAGCGGCCGCTGAAGCCGGCGCCGGAGGGCCGCTGA
- a CDS encoding GbsR/MarR family transcriptional regulator, translating into MPALSPLVHSFVSHFGEMGSRWGINRTVGQIYALIFVSPRPLNADEIAESLEFSRSNVSMGLKELQAWRLVRLKHLPGDRREYFEAPGDAWEVFRTLAEERRRREIEPTLSMLRNALLDAPTTDEDRFAQERMKGMHDLIELMTTWFDDVQRLDAKTLAQLMKMGSKVQKLLSFAGKGKTA; encoded by the coding sequence ATGCCCGCCCTCTCGCCCCTCGTCCACAGCTTCGTCTCCCACTTCGGCGAGATGGGCAGCCGCTGGGGCATCAACCGCACGGTGGGGCAGATCTACGCGCTGATCTTCGTCTCGCCGCGGCCGTTGAACGCCGACGAGATCGCCGAGTCGCTGGAGTTCTCGCGCTCGAACGTCAGCATGGGCCTGAAGGAACTTCAGGCCTGGCGGCTGGTCCGCCTGAAGCACCTGCCGGGCGACCGGCGCGAGTACTTCGAGGCCCCGGGCGATGCCTGGGAGGTCTTCCGCACCTTGGCCGAAGAACGCCGCCGGCGCGAGATCGAGCCGACACTGTCGATGCTGCGCAACGCGCTGCTCGACGCGCCGACCACCGACGAGGACCGCTTCGCCCAGGAGCGCATGAAGGGCATGCACGACCTGATCGAGCTGATGACCACCTGGTTCGACGACGTCCAGCGCCTGGACGCGAAGACGCTGGCGCAGCTGATGAAGATGGGCAGCAAGGTGCAGAAGCTGCTCAGCTTCGCCGGCAAGGGCAAGACCGCCTGA
- a CDS encoding TolC family protein — MRRLRPSAVRCLALSLALWGGATGVTSAQPVSAADGLPWPELVSRGLARDSQWRAAREQAEAAEAQWVQARSRLYPRAGVTVTRGQSSDVDLGQPVDRRRERSEATLRWNLFNGLADKSLIEATALERDAARVEAQRARDEAVERLAEAAADVLRLQRVLQRSSQRLDEVQRLSGLVVRQAQAGRGSEADLQLAASGLVNARVAHDTLLADLAAARLKLALLLGEPAGARITPARFDAPRLSADEAARLAEQAPQAGPAHRAAALRAEAARRRPGPVAADYLPKLDLDLRRRLSENTRPLPTTTTQGSWSVGLTYEVPLGGEAGARRDEALHRAAAAAAEAERVALAVQVEAGGVRLRLAQAEEAVPLLQRQVDSLAVVVNASELQYEAGRRSLLQLMDLRDQRFAAEQRQAENDQRVLLSRLRLLSLGGGLGAALGLPPLDGPAAP, encoded by the coding sequence ATGCGCCGCCTTCGACCGAGCGCCGTGCGCTGCCTGGCGTTGAGCCTGGCGTTGTGGGGCGGTGCGACCGGCGTGACGTCGGCACAGCCCGTGTCCGCGGCCGACGGCCTGCCCTGGCCGGAGCTGGTGTCGCGCGGCCTGGCCCGCGATTCGCAGTGGCGTGCCGCGCGCGAACAGGCCGAAGCGGCCGAAGCCCAGTGGGTGCAGGCGCGTTCGCGGCTGTACCCCCGTGCCGGCGTGACCGTCACCCGCGGCCAGTCGAGCGACGTGGACCTTGGCCAGCCGGTGGACCGACGCCGCGAGCGCAGCGAGGCCACCCTGCGCTGGAACCTGTTCAACGGCCTGGCCGACAAGAGCCTGATCGAGGCCACCGCGCTGGAGCGCGACGCCGCGCGCGTGGAGGCGCAGCGCGCCCGCGACGAGGCGGTGGAGCGCCTGGCCGAAGCCGCGGCCGACGTGCTGCGCCTGCAGCGCGTGCTGCAGCGCTCCAGCCAGCGGCTCGACGAGGTGCAGCGGCTCAGCGGGCTGGTGGTGCGCCAGGCGCAGGCGGGCAGGGGGTCGGAGGCCGACCTGCAACTGGCCGCCTCCGGCCTGGTCAACGCCCGCGTGGCGCACGACACGCTGCTCGCCGACCTGGCCGCCGCCCGGCTGAAGCTGGCGCTGCTGCTCGGCGAGCCGGCCGGCGCGCGGATCACCCCGGCGCGGTTCGACGCCCCACGGCTGTCCGCCGACGAGGCGGCCCGCCTGGCCGAGCAGGCGCCGCAGGCGGGCCCGGCGCACCGGGCCGCCGCCCTGCGGGCCGAGGCGGCGCGCAGGCGCCCGGGGCCGGTGGCGGCCGACTACCTGCCGAAGCTGGACCTCGACCTGCGCCGGCGGCTGTCGGAGAACACGCGGCCGCTGCCGACCACCACCACGCAGGGCAGCTGGTCCGTCGGCCTGACCTACGAGGTGCCGCTGGGCGGCGAGGCCGGTGCACGCCGCGACGAGGCGCTGCACCGGGCCGCGGCCGCAGCCGCCGAGGCCGAGCGCGTGGCGCTGGCGGTGCAGGTCGAGGCCGGCGGCGTGCGGCTGCGGCTGGCGCAGGCGGAGGAGGCGGTGCCGCTGCTGCAGCGCCAGGTCGACAGCCTGGCGGTGGTCGTCAACGCCAGCGAACTGCAGTACGAGGCCGGCCGCCGCAGCCTGCTGCAGCTGATGGACCTGCGCGACCAGCGCTTCGCGGCCGAGCAGCGACAGGCCGAGAACGACCAGCGGGTGCTGCTGTCGCGCCTGCGGCTGCTGTCGCTGGGCGGCGGCCTCGGCGCCGCGTTGGGCCTGCCGCCGCTGGACGGTCCCGCCGCGCCCTGA
- a CDS encoding HlyD family type I secretion periplasmic adaptor subunit: MNALASPAGVLQADLDAGPRRAALWLTGVLAAFLAVGVGWMAWAQLDVSVQARGAVVAPSRVQELQSLEGGIVRELLVQPGQAVRRGQPLVRLDRAQYDAERGESRLTLLGLSAARTRADALLAGAPPRFDPALEREAPELVREERRLWQEAREEALRAQQAAQEAVHRQEAELAETRTRIDALQQSLRVTEESHAIEDRLFREGAGSRADYLTAQQRLVSQRGELDTLRQAVPRLNAALAEARAQAGATLARYRAQWSTQRAELESRAAVMGQTLKGREERLERRELVSPMDGIVNRVLIPTRNGVAAPGAPILEIVPDDGGMSVTARVKPADIGFLHAGQKAVLRVLPFDDAVYGKLPAVVERVGADTLLDENKQPYYEVQLRTERAQLEHHGQRLALQPGMPVDASILTAKRSVLQYLLKPVLKTLDAALQER; this comes from the coding sequence ATGAACGCGCTCGCGTCGCCGGCCGGCGTGCTGCAGGCCGACCTCGATGCCGGTCCGCGCCGGGCGGCGCTGTGGCTGACCGGCGTGCTGGCCGCCTTCCTCGCCGTCGGCGTGGGGTGGATGGCCTGGGCGCAGCTGGACGTGTCGGTGCAGGCGCGCGGCGCCGTGGTCGCCCCCAGCCGGGTGCAGGAGCTGCAGAGCCTGGAGGGTGGCATCGTGCGCGAGCTGCTGGTGCAGCCGGGCCAGGCGGTGCGCCGGGGCCAGCCGCTGGTGCGGCTGGACCGCGCGCAGTACGACGCCGAGCGCGGCGAGAGCCGGCTCACGCTGCTCGGCCTGTCCGCGGCCCGCACCCGCGCCGACGCGCTGCTGGCCGGCGCGCCGCCACGCTTCGACCCCGCCCTGGAACGGGAGGCGCCCGAGCTGGTGCGCGAGGAACGGCGGCTGTGGCAGGAGGCCCGCGAGGAGGCGCTGCGCGCCCAGCAGGCGGCGCAGGAGGCGGTGCACCGGCAGGAGGCCGAGCTGGCCGAGACGCGCACGCGCATCGACGCGCTGCAGCAGTCGCTGCGCGTCACCGAGGAAAGCCACGCCATCGAGGACCGGCTGTTCCGCGAAGGCGCGGGCAGCCGTGCCGACTACCTGACCGCGCAGCAGCGGCTGGTCTCCCAGCGCGGCGAGCTGGACACGCTGCGCCAGGCGGTGCCGCGGCTGAACGCCGCGCTGGCCGAGGCCCGTGCCCAGGCGGGCGCCACGCTGGCGCGCTACCGGGCGCAGTGGAGCACGCAGCGCGCCGAGCTGGAGTCGCGCGCGGCGGTGATGGGCCAGACCCTCAAGGGTCGCGAGGAGCGGCTGGAGCGCCGCGAGCTCGTCTCGCCGATGGACGGCATCGTCAACCGCGTCCTCATCCCCACCCGCAACGGCGTCGCCGCCCCCGGCGCCCCCATCCTGGAGATCGTGCCGGACGACGGCGGCATGAGCGTCACCGCGCGCGTCAAGCCGGCGGACATCGGCTTCCTGCACGCCGGCCAGAAGGCGGTGCTGCGCGTGCTGCCCTTCGACGACGCGGTCTACGGCAAGCTGCCCGCGGTGGTCGAACGGGTGGGCGCGGACACGCTGCTGGACGAGAACAAGCAGCCCTACTACGAGGTGCAGCTGCGCACCGAACGCGCGCAGCTCGAACACCACGGCCAGCGCCTGGCGCTGCAGCCCGGCATGCCGGTGGACGCCAGCATCCTCACCGCCAAGCGCAGCGTGCTGCAGTACCTGCTCAAGCCGGTGTTGAAGACGCTGGACGCCGCGCTGCAGGAACGCTGA
- a CDS encoding type I secretion system permease/ATPase — protein sequence MSSAACPAGLNPSPDDAVPPPDALLAAVLFLARFLGQPSEAQALAAGLPTAADGRLPVDTLPEVLARAGLSATPLGVAPRKVAPAMLPALLHDGHGRALVVLQRDGDRFECHLPGVQGARWMNVAELQAALPDAHWSAVRPALFFDERSLLYTLPQPRRWFWDVFGRNRWIFHWALLGTLALNVFGALLPFFSMAVYDRVVPNNALDSLWVLGAAALVLVLFELATKTLRGHLVESAAKRMDIALSSAIFSHCLKLRAAQRPASGGVLANVVRDFEAVREFFATGTLALLGDLPFVLLFLVLVGLVGGWLVVVPLVAIPLLLGVSLAVRGPLARHVATSAQANAQRTAHLFETMNGLDTVKALGAEAYSRRKWERLTLAIAQDGVATREFAATAGHVSATLVALTNIALVVLGAVLIGHQQLTMGQLIAVTMLSSRALSPVAQIAGLLVRWQQTRLAFGAIDQVMRAPTDDQQASLQAPPLQGRIEFRDVSFAYPDASPLLDGLNLRIRPGEKVGFIGRLGSGKSTLLKLLLNLYAPQTGTVLVDGVASTQLDALSLRRQLGYVPQDVTLFHGSLRENIELGRSAPGGQGPDAALLEAIRCAGLDETLTQLPKGLATPVGERGERLSGGQRQQVAIARALLTRPPVLLLDEPSSMMDPASEQKLIQRLRGLQDTTVLLVTHRMAMLPLVDRLVVMDRGRVLFDGPRDEVLRALAQTPAAAPVPAPGRMPEEVAA from the coding sequence TTGAGTTCCGCTGCCTGCCCCGCCGGCCTGAATCCCAGCCCCGACGACGCCGTGCCGCCGCCCGATGCGCTGCTGGCGGCCGTGCTGTTCCTGGCGCGGTTCCTCGGCCAGCCCAGCGAAGCCCAGGCGCTCGCGGCCGGGCTGCCGACCGCCGCCGATGGCCGGCTGCCGGTCGACACGCTGCCCGAGGTGCTGGCCCGCGCCGGCCTCTCGGCCACGCCGCTGGGCGTGGCGCCGCGGAAGGTCGCGCCGGCGATGCTGCCCGCGCTGCTGCACGACGGCCACGGCCGTGCGCTGGTGGTGCTGCAACGCGACGGGGACCGCTTCGAATGCCACCTGCCCGGCGTGCAGGGCGCACGATGGATGAACGTGGCCGAACTGCAGGCGGCCCTGCCCGATGCGCACTGGTCGGCCGTGCGCCCTGCCCTGTTCTTCGACGAACGCAGCCTGCTCTACACGTTGCCCCAGCCGCGGCGCTGGTTCTGGGACGTGTTCGGCCGCAACCGCTGGATCTTCCACTGGGCGCTGCTGGGCACGCTGGCGCTGAACGTCTTCGGTGCGCTGCTGCCGTTCTTCTCGATGGCGGTGTACGACCGGGTGGTGCCGAACAACGCGCTGGACAGCCTGTGGGTGCTGGGCGCCGCGGCGCTGGTGCTGGTGCTGTTCGAGCTGGCCACCAAGACACTGCGCGGCCACCTGGTCGAGTCGGCCGCCAAGCGCATGGACATCGCGCTGTCGTCGGCCATCTTCTCGCACTGCCTGAAGCTGCGGGCCGCGCAGCGGCCGGCCAGCGGCGGCGTGCTGGCCAACGTGGTGCGCGACTTCGAGGCGGTGCGCGAGTTCTTCGCCACCGGCACGCTGGCGCTGCTCGGCGACCTGCCGTTCGTGCTGCTCTTCCTGGTGCTCGTCGGCCTGGTGGGCGGCTGGCTGGTGGTCGTGCCGCTGGTGGCCATCCCGCTGCTGCTGGGCGTCAGCCTGGCGGTGCGCGGGCCGCTGGCCCGCCACGTCGCCACGTCGGCGCAGGCCAACGCCCAGCGGACTGCCCACCTGTTCGAGACGATGAACGGACTCGACACCGTGAAGGCGCTGGGCGCCGAGGCCTACAGCCGCCGCAAGTGGGAGCGGCTGACGCTGGCCATCGCGCAGGATGGCGTCGCCACGCGCGAGTTCGCCGCCACCGCCGGCCATGTCTCGGCGACGCTGGTGGCGCTGACCAACATCGCGCTGGTGGTGCTGGGTGCGGTGCTGATCGGCCACCAGCAGCTGACCATGGGCCAGCTCATCGCGGTGACCATGCTCTCCAGCCGTGCGCTGTCGCCGGTGGCGCAGATCGCCGGCCTGCTGGTGCGCTGGCAGCAGACGCGGCTGGCCTTCGGCGCCATCGACCAGGTCATGCGCGCGCCCACCGACGACCAGCAGGCCAGCCTGCAGGCACCGCCGCTGCAGGGCCGCATCGAATTCCGCGACGTGAGCTTCGCCTATCCCGACGCGTCGCCGCTGCTCGACGGGCTGAACCTGCGCATCCGCCCGGGCGAGAAGGTCGGCTTCATCGGCCGCCTCGGGTCGGGCAAGAGCACGCTGCTCAAGCTGTTGCTCAACCTGTACGCGCCGCAGACCGGCACCGTGCTGGTCGACGGGGTCGCCAGCACCCAGCTCGACGCGCTCAGCCTGCGCCGGCAACTGGGCTACGTGCCGCAGGACGTGACGCTGTTCCATGGCAGCCTGCGCGAGAACATCGAGCTCGGCCGCAGCGCGCCCGGCGGGCAGGGGCCCGACGCCGCGCTGCTGGAGGCGATCCGCTGCGCCGGCCTGGACGAGACCCTGACCCAGCTGCCCAAGGGCCTGGCCACGCCGGTGGGCGAACGCGGCGAGCGGCTGTCCGGCGGTCAGCGCCAGCAGGTGGCCATCGCCCGCGCGCTGCTCACGCGCCCGCCGGTGCTGCTGTTGGACGAGCCGAGCAGCATGATGGATCCGGCCTCCGAGCAGAAGCTGATCCAGCGCCTGCGCGGGCTGCAGGACACCACCGTGCTGCTGGTCACCCACCGCATGGCGATGCTGCCGCTGGTCGACCGCCTGGTGGTGATGGACCGTGGCCGCGTGCTCTTCGACGGTCCACGCGACGAGGTGCTGCGCGCCCTGGCGCAGACGCCGGCCGCCGCGCCGGTGCCGGCCCCCGGCCGCATGCCGGAAGAGGTGGCCGCATGA